AAGTAAGAAATAAGGCTCGTGTTGAGGCTAGCATTGTTGAGGCATTTCTTGTTGAAGAGGCTACAAATACAATAAGTCTATATTTTAGACCCCATGCTCTATCTGTTAGAAATAAGGTGCCTCGCTATGATGATTGTGCATCTTCATTTCAAGGTACATGTGACCTTGACATTTTTAAATGCCCGGGTCGTTGCATGAGCCCTAGAGGTGTTCGTGAACTCTCAAACAAGGAGTACAAGGTTGCTTTTCTATACATATTGACAAACATGCCGGAGATGGATGATTTCTTCACATATGTTGTGCCAAAAACGTCATTACTGTTTTGTTCTATAGTTTTTATTATCTAGGCATAACAAGAATTTTGTTCATGTAGACACTTCGATAATGAACAGTGGAAGAGCCGTATAGCTCCCACAGACCAGCAACGTCGTGGTTAAGGTTAAATGGTTGGAAAAATAGCCGTGGTATACAATCTGGTCCAAATTTTTTTTGATTGGTTCAAAGAGCAAGTAATTTTCTCATACACTTCAGCCTTTGTTCTGTTCCGACATTGTGAATTATGATAAAAAACTTATCACATAATTTGTGTTTTTTCAGTGCTTGAGGATAGCTAGCATTCACAATGCTCTGTTCCAAATGTCCTATGGTTACTGCCCTCGAGTTAGGTCCTATGGGTGTTATGATGCCAATGGCTATAGATTCTGTTCAAAGAAATATGAAAGTGGAAGAGTAGGGCTAACAACTATCAATAGTGGTGTTTGTGTAACTTCTTTTGATGAATCAGACAATGCTCTAGAGTATTATGGAATCATAGAAGATATAATTAAAATTGAGTGGGAAGGCAGCATGAAACTAGAGTTGGTGTTGTTTCATTGCTCCTGGTTTGATCCAACACCCAATGGATTGAGGCGTATTGAAGATCTAGGCTTGGTAGAGATCAATCATACATTAAGATTATCAAACTTTGACCCATTTGTGATGGCTAGTCAGGTTACTCAAGTGTACTATCTGTCATACCCATGTAAGAACAGAGAGTTGTCTTCATGGTGGGTTGTCTACCATGTTGCTCCACATGGATGTGTGCCTATGAATGAAAGCAGTAGTGAAGCTATGAATATGGAAGGGGTAGTGCAGGATGTCTACCAAGCGGATGGTTTGGATGGCGCCTTTGTCATTGATTTGAGTGATGCCTTGGACTCCTTAATTGCAACGGGATCAGATGAGGTTACTGACCCAAAAGACTTGGAAGCAATACAGAAACAAGTTGTTCTGGATGAGGAATATGATGAAGAAGCTATTGAAGAAGAGAAAGAGacggaagaggatgatgaagcaatggatgaagaagatgaagaaacttatgatccaaatgatttttgaataTGCAGTCCAAAATATATGTTTTAGTTATGCTATTTGTTATGCATAAGATCCTATGTAACTGTTTTTGAATATGCAGCCAACAGTCCAGTATTATTAATATATCAGTTTGCATGTGTGCTTCAGTATTACTAAATCTGAATTCATGTTGTTTTCTCTCCAATCCTTTATTAATATAGCAGTTTCCATGTTTGCTGCCCCTCCAATAATTTGTTGTCTGATGCACTATTTGTTTTAAGATGGATCTAACATATTGTATCTACTACAGATGGTCAGTACACACAACAAACGTGTGCCCAGTTTTCGTGCAGCCGAAAGGAATGATGGTTCTGAAAGTGCAGGCGGTTCCATGGTCCATTCCATTCGACACACACGCCGTGTAGCCAACAGCAGTGCAGCCCAAACAAATGAAGGTTCTGGAACTGCAGGCGATGCCTCACAAAGTACAATAGTTGTTGAAGCTCCCCCAATAGAGCCACCCAAGAAAAGAGGAAGGAAGGTAGGGTCCCGAACAAAATTTAAACAACCTCCACGTGGTGTTAAAGTGGCTCTTAAACCAAGTGGTGACGAGTGAGTGCATTTCTTGCTTGAACAACAGCATGTATACTTCATTTACTTTCTATGACATGCTCCCTCTTGGTTGACTTGTGTGTGGTTCATTTCCAATATAATACTAGCTGCTAGACTGGAAAATCATAGAGAAGTAGCACATTCCTTCTTTTCCCATCAATAATAGCTTAAGCTCCACTAGACTGCAATAATCATGCTTCTTGATTTGTTCTGTCCGATTTAGACCGAACTTCTTAAACATTTAGAAAAAAAGGTCGGTCTAGCAAACCACATCCATTGGTTTGCCAACTCCTTTTGAAATGACGGCATTCATACAAGATTATAGAGTCAATAACATATATGTCATGTGTGGCATAGGATGATCCGGGTTATCATAGTCCAAGATGGCCATGATACACTAACTTTGCATTTTCTGGCAGTTTTTTCTATTTCATGATGAAGTAGCATGATTATTGTAGTCTAGTGGAGCTTAAGCTACTTCTCATGATTTTCCAGTGTAGCGGCTAGTATATTGAAAATCAACCACACACATGTGAACCAAGAGAGTGCATGTCATGGAAAGTAAAtgagtcttttacttgtatgccattaaaaaagatggtctaatcgtctatgtccctaaaaaattcgatctatcgtcagtgtccaagctcgaaaaacttttctCTCTCACGCCATTCTGTCTATTTGCAGCACTAACAGTGTGAAATGTGGATGGCAAAGGACTTGAATGCCCCTGGAACTTTTGTTTCCCACGTGCCACCTGCATGCTGGGCGGCAACTGATGGCTTGGCTGGATTCATGTCTTGAAGGAACTGTTAGAGCTGGCCATGGACTTGAGGTCCTTGTACGGCCCCGGCACAAGCTCCTGCTCCATCCCGGCCcgtttcctcttcctcttctcccaCATCCTGTAGCCCCAATACGCTCCGGCCGCAGCCAGCGCCACGAGGACCAGCGACAGCACCACGGTCGCGGCGGTAACACCCGGTGACATGCCTCGTCGCGCCGAGGCCGAGCTCGCCATCGCCGCCGACTTCCTGACCTTGAAGTAGCCCACCATCCGGTCGTCGGCCTGGTACACCAGCGTCTCCATGGGGAAGTCGATGAGGTAGCAGTACCCGCTCGTGCCGTTGTACAATGTGCCCCAGCAGGTGCAGTTGCCCGCGCACGCCAGCTCGCACCCGTCCGCCGTCGTGTTCGTCTGCAACGGCAGCTCCCCCTTGTACGCCACGGACACCCGCGTCCGCCGCACCACGTCGAACTCCAGCTGCCGCGGCCCGTTGCTGCAGAGGTCGCCGGTCTCCTCGGCGTGGCACGACGGGGAGCCGGTGCTCGTGCCGTTACTGTCGAGGCACTGGCACTGCACGTTCCCGGAGACGCACAGGTCGTACGCGCCGCACGACGTCGGCAGCTCGCACCGCTCCGCGATCGCCTTGTAGTCCGACGTCCACGCCTTGGCGTCGCTGTTACAGTAGTACGCGCGGAGGTTGCCGTCGTCGTCCAGCGTCATCCGCCTGAAGACACCGGCGAGGTTCAGGGCGAACGTGTCGAACAACAGCACGTCCACCCTCtggctgccaccgccgccgccgctctcgaGGTACAGGCCGAAGAACCCGAGGCCGTCGAGGCGGCCGTAGATCGGCGGCGCTGTGGCGTTCTCCTGCTGCGCCTCCAGCGCCGTGTGCTTCCAGTACATGGGCGCCGCCGTCCGGCCGCCGTCGAACTCCATGTGCAGCGCCATGTACGTCTTCCCGAGCCACAGCGCGAAGCGGCGGTTCGCGGAGATGAGCGGCGGCGACGAGGCGGTGAAGTTCTGGTCCACGACGATCGTGTCGGACGGGTGGTCGAAGCTCTGCCACGCCGGCAGCGGCCTCGCGTACCGCTGCACGACGAGGTCGGAGGAGTTGAGCAGCGCCACGACGTCGCCCGCGGTGTTGAGCGTCCGCCACAGCACGGCGCCGTCGTGGGCCGTGAGGACGAGGCTGGTGTCGACGGCGAGCGTGGCCGGGCGCGACCAGTCCCCGAGGTTGGCCGGCGTGGCCCGCCAGACGGGGACGGAGGACGGGAGGTGCACCACGGCGAGGTCCAGCGACGCCGGGCCAACGCGGAGGAAGCCTAGGGCGAAGGCGGCGCTGGTCGCGTACAGCAACGGCTCGAACGACGCCGCGGACCCGGCCGCGTGCGTCGCGGTGAAGCCCACCCACGCTCTGCTTGCTTCTAGTAGTAGGCAGTGCTGCAAGTAAGAGCGCTTGCATGTTTCAGTTGAAGAGTTTGTCCTTCCTCAATATATCCCTTCCCAGTCCTCCCAATCATGCAGATCTGGCTATGTTGTTCTTTAGGTGCTTGATTTAGATTAGGGAGATGATGTTGACTCTTGGTCTCAAAGGACTTGAAGCAACGACTTGGTGGTATGCAGACCGGCCGGTTGCCCCAAGCAGCTGTCTGCATGCCAACAAGCTGTTTCCTCACGCAGTCTTTTTTTCGAGAACGTGCATAGAACGTGCAGTGGCATATGAGAAACAAAAGTTCCAGGGGCATTTAAGTCCTTTGCCACCCACATTTCACACCGTTATTACTTGCAAATAGACAGAATGGCGTGAGAGagaaaagtttttcgagcttggacactgacgatagatcgaactttttagggacatagacgattagaccatcttttttaatggcatacgaGTAAAAGACTCAAAGTAAATAAAGCATACATATTTGATCAGCTATCTGAACTGAGTGTTTTGTTTTCTAACAAGTGATGCTCGGAGATGCAATTTTCCTGTTACTATCATTATTGAGATTATGCAAGGATCATATATTTCTTGCCAAAAGAAAAAAGGAGATGGGAATTAAAGAACCAAACATGCCATAAATCTGATAGGATGTGTCTTAGCATAAAGTAGATGATGTCCAGGACTAGGACAAAGTATATTTTCTGTGACTAGGACAAACAGTAAGCTGCACCAAACTCTACTATTTTAGCAACTACTAGTGACTGTGACTAATTGGTGATTAATTAAGCAGTAAGCTACTCATCACACTCAACTATTTTAGCAACCATTAGTGCTTAGATGGTTGTCTACTTGTGTGTACGTATAATATGATCTTTTTTTTGAAATTTATGTAAACCTGCACCAAAGTCTTATCTCTTACATGTTCACTGTGAACTTCCATGTCCGAATACTTGCATGAATTCTACTGCAGTTGCTGTGAACTTCCATATCCTAGTAGCCTTTTGTGCTGACCTATTACTTTATTTATAGGCAATTCAGTTATATTTACTACCCACCACCTTACAAATACACTACTCAGCTTGGGGTCATACTTAGAAGAGAATATCCATGTGtgattgtggaggtggatgagaaCGGTGATGAATTCAAGCGCCGAGCTCTGGATTGGGCTGATTATTTTCATAAAAATCCTAAGGCTACGGAAATGACAAGGGGAGAAAAAGTGGTTTCTGAATTTTGGGTAAGATACCTATGTTCAATCTGAAATTTCTGAGCAACATCTAAAACTTGAAATTTCTAAAATCTATGCAATGTGAAACCTATGTTCATGGTTTTGTACACATGCAGCGTTTGTTCCAAGTTGCAGTAGGAGATCAACAAGATGCGGACTGTGTTCTAGAAGCCTGTTTGAAGAAAAGGGTGAGGAACATGATGTATCAAGTCCGTGTGGATGCTGTCAAGGAGTACTACAGGGAAATAAAACACATAGAAATCAAAGATGCTGTAGCATGCCATATTGACCTCGAGTATGAGGCAATACAAGCAAGGAAAGCTCGAGTGGTTGAATGATGAGGTGTGGCTCCTCCTTTGTGCTTATTGGTGCTCAGATGAGTACAAGGTCAAACGTAAGAGGGGGCAAACATCtcgctcaagtaatgaagatattGCTCAAAACCGAGGAGGATCTAGACCATTCACAGAGACACAACAAGTATTGGTATGCACGTGTATATTCTTTATTCTTTAATGTCTTTTTAGGAACTTAGTAGCCTATTGTATATTCATATCTCATTGGAAAATTTACTATTTTTTAGGAAGCTAACTTTGGACCATAGAAAGCAACCCCTATTAATACATTTGCTGCGATGAAATCTGGCATGAAAAGCCTGGATAGCAATGGTAGATGTGGTTCAATTAGTAGCCACAAAGCACAGAAACACATGGTatgtatgtgacatgtgtgctgaaAATTTCTTCTTGTACAGTTCTAGGGTGTATACTACTTCGAGTGGTGTTGAGTTTACTTGAAGATATTACTGCCCCCTAAAGATAAAAAGGGGGCCATATCTCACCTAATCCTGTGTAGGAATTCTTCTTTTTTGTAGTAACACAACCATCTTTTGTGGATGGACTTCCATATGTTCCATTAGGACATTGGCACTGAAATGTACCCAGGAAATTTTGGCAGATTCCATAGCAACTATATGCCTCCGGGTTCTCAATGAGCCTATTTTGTTCCTTAGGGGTTTTCTTTTAGCTCTTGAACTTGTCCTGTCCTGAACCTGGTTTGTGTTGTATAGCTTTCAAGATGTACATTTCCTTGCTAAGCTGACATGTGTCTAACTATATGTGGTCCTAGTTAATCTTTGTACTTCCTCCGTTTTTTTAATATATGACGTTTGGAAGAAGCTAACTAAACTGCCTTGCTGGTGATGTGCCTTTCCTCTTGGTGAATTGCTGTTTGAAAGGTTGCTGGTGGCTTTCTAGCTTGCTGTAGTCATATATCTGTGCACATAACATTGGATAGGGATAAGCAAAACCAACCATTTCAACAGTAGCCGGTAATAAATACCAATAATACATCTAACGTGGTAGACTAGCTGATGATAGAAACTCTCGCTGCAAGCTAGAGTAGTTATAGCTGCGCTGAGGTGCTACATTAGCCCCATTGTTCGATTCAACAGAGAAGGATTGCCGGTGAGAGGCTAAAGCTCTTCTTGTCACCATTGGCTGAATGTATTACTCGTTTCCTGTATCAACATGGGAAGAGTTCATCCTTTCTGCTAGTAAAAGCTGTAGTGTTATGACTACTTGCTTCATTGTCGGCCTTTCTTCACCTCGTAGCCTCAAGCACATCTCTGCAAGGGACGCGACCTTTTCAATCTCGTCCTCTGTTGCTTCCTCAAGAACTTCAGCAGCTATTAGCCCTGTGGTCGGCCTCGTCGTGATGTCTGAAAGGAAGTAGTTACACAGGTTCTGCTTCGTTCCTGATTCAGTTGTAAAAACTGGTTGTTTTCTCAGAAGAAGCTCTAGAAGTACCACGCCGAAGCTGTAAACATCACTCTTCTCATTTAGCTTCCTAGTCTAGTAATATTCTGGATCCAAGTAACCAAAGGTGCCCTGTACTGACATGGTTTGATCAATTGGGGCTGATCTTGAAGCGCCAAAATCGGAAACTTTAGCAGTATAGTTTCCATCTAGGAGTATGTTAGAGGACTTCACATCGCAGTGGAAGATTGATATCGAGGCAGCAGAGTGGAGATAGTACAGGGCTCCTGCAGCTTCTGTGGCTTTCTGGCTTACCTCTTGAATCTTGATCCCACCAAAGCATCGTCTTTCCTTCTAGCTTTTGCAGATTAGTGCAATCTACGACAATTTCTACCATCAGATTTGGGCTCCGGCAGGCGTCTTTGATTTGATAAGATTTATTAGCTGTCCAAATGGTTTGCTATGGCACTTTCTTCTTTGAGTTCTTGCTGCTTGCTcctttggtgtgtggattttaaGCATGGAATAGGAACTGTATATATGCTGTGCTCAATTAAGCTGTTGCCAAAGTACCAAGTGATGCTGCTAAGCAAAGCGAGGTGGGTGATAAGGCAGGCTCAATGAGCCTATTCTATTCTTTTGGGGTTTCTTTTTGCTCTTGGGCTTGTCCTGTCCTGAACCTAGTTTGTGCTGTACAGCTTTCAAGATGTATATTTTCTTTCGCTAAACTGATATGTATGAAGGGCGGGTTAATGTACAGTATCGTATCTTGTTGGGTCTAGTTAGAACTAGATCTGACCAGTTCAAACTGGGTCTGATTGAAACTTGTTGCTGCTGGGTCTGGTCAAACTGGGTTTCTAACTAGTGCAAACTGAGTTCTAACTGGTTCAAGATCTGGTTGGAACCTGTTGCAACTAGTGCTGGACCTGCTGCCATGCTGCTAGCTACCTGCAAGCAAATAGATACAGACAGTAGCTACCTTCAATTTCAGGAACTGGGTTTCTAACTAGTGCTGGAACTGGGTCTTTGTAGGATGACTACCTTGCTGCTGTTAAGAGGATAGAATGTGCAAACGAAGAGGATGGAGACGGTGCAGACATGGAAGTGGATGGGCATGAGGTTGAGCAACAACAATATTTGAATGGAAAGGCGCTATATGATGTGTCTAGTGGTGCCCCGAGAAAGCATGGGCGTCTTGCCATAGCAAATGGTGCGGTTAAGTCTTCAGATGTCAGGGCAGCCGGAAGGGAAATAAGTGTGCGTCCATCAAATTCAGTGACTATGCAAAACATGTCTCGAGAAATGGAAGAGTTACGTCGTGCAAATGGAAGGTTGCAACGAGAGAATCATGAAAAGGACAACGCACTGCAGCAAAACAAA
This sequence is a window from Miscanthus floridulus cultivar M001 chromosome 10, ASM1932011v1, whole genome shotgun sequence. Protein-coding genes within it:
- the LOC136488834 gene encoding PAN domain-containing protein At5g03700-like, which encodes MPLELLFLICHCTFYARSRKKDCVRKQLVGMQTAAWGNRPHCLLLEASRAWVGFTATHAAGSAASFEPLLYATSAAFALGFLRVGPASLDLAVVHLPSSVPVWRATPANLGDWSRPATLAVDTSLVLTAHDGAVLWRTLNTAGDVVALLNSSDLVVQRYARPLPAWQSFDHPSDTIVVDQNFTASSPPLISANRRFALWLGKTYMALHMEFDGGRTAAPMYWKHTALEAQQENATAPPIYGRLDGLGFFGLYLESGGGGGSQRVDVLLFDTFALNLAGVFRRMTLDDDGNLRAYYCNSDAKAWTSDYKAIAERCELPTSCGAYDLCVSGNVQCQCLDSNGTSTGSPSCHAEETGDLCSNGPRQLEFDVVRRTRVSVAYKGELPLQTNTTADGCELACAGNCTCWGTLYNGTSGYCYLIDFPMETLVYQADDRMVGYFKVRKSAAMASSASARRGMSPGVTAATVVLSLVLVALAAAGAYWGYRMWEKRKRKRAGMEQELVPGPYKDLKSMASSNSSFKT
- the LOC136488835 gene encoding uncharacterized protein is translated as MKSGMKSLDSNGRCGSISSHKAQKHMDDYLAAVKRIECANEEDGDGADMEVDGHEVEQQQYLNGKALYDVSSGAPRKHGRLAIANGAVKSSDVRAAGREISVRPSNSVTMQNMSREMEELRRANGRLQRENHEKDNALQQNKVLVGLVLATGSSHAASESANNANDVGHTNGDLHAANVDNNQGSDNNGDHASIM